The Panicum virgatum strain AP13 chromosome 3N, P.virgatum_v5, whole genome shotgun sequence genome includes the window ATGTCCTGTATCAAACTAAACTCTGGTAGTATCGCCAGTTTAAAAATACTAATCAAGCGTAATTGTGGAATCGTTTTTTGAAGCAATTTTTTTAAGCAAACAAATTTTGGAATCGTGAGCAGGAGCAGAGGACAAATTACGGGAGGGTGGGAGATCGGGAGAGTGGAGGGACACAGAGGAGGAACGCTCGGCCCGATCGGCCAGGTGGCTGGCCCGAGTGCTGAAATGGGCCATGTGGGCTGTCGGGTGGAGAGGGATGTGTGATTTGGGCTGAAGGAGAGAATAAGAGATTAACAGGCCTGTATGCTGTGTTATTTTTGTGAATTATATACATGGGATATACTATATACAAATtctttaaataaaaataataggtATTCAAATAAAAATCTTTGAATTAAAGTAAGTCCGCCCATGCACGGTATCCCGACGAACCCACCTCACGAATCCCTGACTTGCGGAACGAGAAATGGTACTGGGGGCCAACTGGCTCTATCAAAATCATAGTCTTTGGAGTTTTAAAAACTTCACTCTAGACCTCTTTTTTCTAAATTATGTTTTTGCACGTATTTAGCTTATCTCTACTTATTTTTAAAGCAGACAATGCTTTCTTGGTTCGTTGATCAGAATACGGACAAATTAATCGGAATTAAAATCAAAATCCGAACAAATCTATTGGAATCTCGATTAGGAATGAAGATAAAATATTAATGGTATTATGTAGATCTATCATATTACCCGTAGCAATGCACAAGCGCCATACTAATAATAAAACTACAGTTTCTTGATACTTTAGTTTTCTAAAACCACAACGTCCAGACAGGCTCTAGTTTTTTAAGCTTTTGTTCAGTCACTTAGCGTGCCACACACGTCCTATGGCTACGGCTTGCGTTGCGTCGGACGCTCGAGCTAGAGCTGAAAAACACAGACATTTGAAGGGTTATTTCAGGTTCGAGTTTGATGACCCTTTGTCTATTTTCAGTGACATGTGGGTCCAAGATCACACATTAGTGAAATATTAAATGATAAAACCCCTTAAATCTAATGAAAGACACAAATGCCCCTGGCCTCTTTTCCCTGCAAGACAGAAGAACCCGCCTTCTCCATCGAAGCGCTCTGGCGGCGCCGAAACCTCTACTGGTTGCGGCGGAACACGGCTGGGCCGTGTCTGGGGGTCGCCGGGAGGTGTCACGGTGGGATAGTGGTGACAATCTGGAATCCGTAGGAACATCCGAGGAGGGAAGAGATGGATGATTCCACCGTCCCTCTTCATCTCGGGTTTGTGAAGGAGAGCGAGAAGCAGCCAATGGAGATTGAGGGAGGCGGTAGCGGATCGGCGGAGACCCGTGGCCCTTCCCGCGGCAAGAAGAGGCCACTTTCCCCGCGGGGCGAGGAAGTCGAGGATTCACCCAGGTCTACCACCATGGATACTGACGATGAATGGTTGGTCAGCGACAGCggcagcgaggaggaggaggacgacgccgacgacgataATGGGAATCAAGGTAAAATCTCCAAAACCAACCACGACTGGCCACTTATACCTTAATGCTTGTGTTTCATTCTTCTGTTTCCTTTGAGTGTGCTATTTTAGTTTGATAACGCTGACTCCTCTGTGTCGAAGAAATTCATTGTCAGTATAAAACGAATGCTTCCGTTTGGATGTTCAGTGGTTGACTGAATCTTAATATTTCTTCTTCTAGTGGCCGTCCTTGGGTAGTGGGCTTTTGAAGTTTGGATCGAAATGTTTAGGAACTGAATTCTGAAAATCCGTACAGGAGTTTTTTCATATGAACGCTTCCTTAATGTTTTTTATGGTGATAACTGGGCACAATGAACCATGCTTGTTGATTCTGCTGCTTTTTTAAGCTTCGTCacttcagaaaaaaaataaaaatctgtTTTAAGCAAATGTTTCGAACAGAATTTTTTTAGGAAAGAAAAGATCTACCGAGTGGGTGTAGAGAAATCCTAATTGTGATTTGTttcattcttctttttttcaaaTCTAAATTCTTGCTTACTTATTTGTAAAATATTGGTAATGTTACCTCTCCTATTTCCCTATGTCGCAGTGGTTCAGACATTGTTTATTTCTGATATCAGAACTAGATTCAAGACATAACAAGTCATATGCTCTGTTTTTCTCCCAATAAGAAGGTTTGTCTTTTCCCCCCATGACATTCAAGATCCTTGTGTTTCTCTTACCTCCTCAAAACCTACCCACAACACCTTTGTATAATGATATAATTAGCATTTGTAATTTGAATACATGGGTGAAACTTGTGAAAGCCACTAATTCCATCATCTATGGTTGCTGAAATAGTTCCTTTTAGTGATTGTGAACCATAAGATGGCATAAACATACTATATATCAACAGTAGGATATGATGCTTGCATTAAACTCTTGAGATTTAACATTGGTCTTTTGTGCTGATTTTTGTGATCTTTGGTGTAGGGTTGTATCCCCCTCTTACAATTGAAAAATTCCCAAGGGCTAGTTGTGACCCTGACAAGCAAACTGAGTTGTTGTATGCAAATCCACTGACTAAGCTTCATGGGCCTACACCAACCAGGCTTTTCCCTGCATTCAAGACTGGCGAGCATATATTCAGATCAGACTACAATCTTGCTGATCTATCTGACAGTATGTTAGGcttttacccccccccccccccaactccTCCCTCTGTTTGTATCTGCCATAATCAATATATTCATCAACTAGCCGGTAATACACCTTATATTTTAATATTGACTTTGCAGTCACTGTGAGCAATGCTGGAGATTGCTTAAATGGATGCTAGTGTGTTTCAATGGTATTGCTTCAGTTCATTGATGCAAAAATTGCTGGTTATGAACATAACCGTCCTGGTCGTGCGAAGATCTATGGTTTGTTGCAGCACGGGACAAAATCAATCCCTTGCGCAACTATGTTTATAAGCATGGTATTGACAACTGTGAAGCTGTTTCTGTGAAACGAAAGACGGTAATTATAATTGCTTCATCCTTTTAGGCCTTTAATTGTCTATGTGCGCTCTGTTTTATCATTCATAACATCCGTATATGTGACACTAACATATGTCAAAACTACAATTTGCCATGTTAAGATTTAGGTTCTGTTCATTTAACTTTGGGATATGGTCTCAATTACTAATACAACAGATTTACATTTGAACTGATAGTGTTTGTGAAAGCAAGTGTGGTATTTTGGTTTGCAAACTGCAACTGTCTACATGTATGCTCCTTTTATCATGGCAAAAGCAGACGTACATTAGGATGTCCAAATTTGGGCATAGTTTTTCCGTAAAATTTGTGGCTGCCATCTTAATTAGGTGCTGTAAAAAGTTAACAGcagtaagtttttttttttgcaaactttTGCAACTATCTACCTGCTATCAATCTGAAAGTacatattaatttatatatatatttatatatattaaaattATGCGTTTATATGAATTTTTGTACTTGTCTGACATCATTCCACTCCTTTTGCTCTATACACATTCTTACTTTGGCATATGCACATGCTGTATTGGGTATCATGAACAGTAATATCCCTCTGCTAGTAACTGATAAAAAATTCAAACTTATGACTTTGTTGCAGGGCGTGGCACGTTTGTCACTAATCAGCCCCACTCGAGTCATTGGATTCTCATTCCATGCATTGATCGAGTTTGAGCTCCATGCCTCAACTGAGGATGAGGCAAATGGTGGTGATGGTCCAATCATTGAAGGCTGCACTGAGTTATACAACATGGTTGAATCGAAATCGTTCATTGAACACCGACGCTTGTACGGCGAAAGGTGCGCTCTGGACATCAAATACATGGTGTTGATGAATGCAGTGGAGGCCCGGGTCGAAGTCAAGGTCCTCCGTCTCGGTGCCATTGATGGTGGTGTCAACTTGAGGCTGCTCGCCAAGACCAGCGGCTTCAGTGAGGTGATCAGACTCTTTCGCGGAGCCGCTCCAAAGTTGGGCATCATGATGAGCTTTGCTATAGCGGTGAAGAGGCATAGTGGCTTTGATCTGTACATTGAAGGGTTTCCAGGAGAAGATCCTACCATTGGCCAAACGGTGGTGCCAACAAATGCACGGTGGAAATATAGTTTCGCGACTAGCTACCATAGGACGGATGATGTAGTGGCAGAGCTAGGGGAGTTTGCTTCAGTTTCAGTAAAGGTGACCTGGAAATCCTATAGGAAGTTAACCTCACAGGGGAGTACAATAcctagtttaaaattttatttatcaACTTCAGCTACGGTGCATGTTAAATATGTTAAGATGTACAAGTTGCTTCTTACTGATTATTTTGAAGTCTCGGTCTCTGTTTACGTAGCATAGTCGTTCTGTGGTGTGGAGTATGGTAATATCTACATGGAATTGACATGCAATACATAAGTATCTACAAGTTAATACTGTTGTAAGAAAATTAAGGGTAAGTGTTGCTCTCGAGTTGTCTGTCTTCATCTGCTTACAAAATGCTTGGTTTTGTTCCAATCTCTATGCATTCTCTTCAAGCATTCTCGTTCAAGACCATGTGAACTGATAAACTCGATACGATGACTCCTAAAAAAGCTCGATTTGCTTACCATGCACCGGGAATCTAAATTCCGTTGTGTCAAATGTTGATCCTTTCTCACCAAATTAGCAGATGTTCAGTATGATCGCATACGATGCAACAGTTGGTTATACATCGAGTTCATTTGTCGTGAACCTGTTGCTCCATTAGAGAGAGACGATGAACTGCGCTCAACACATCCACATGTTGGCTGAAAGGATCACCGAAACCATTCTTCTAGCAAATGTGGTCCAGTGATTTGCAAATCCTTGGACTTCTGACtaccttccaaaaaaaaattgatcgaCAGTTTTTACCCGAGTATAA containing:
- the LOC120663732 gene encoding uncharacterized protein LOC120663732 gives rise to the protein MDDSTVPLHLGFVKESEKQPMEIEGGGSGSAETRGPSRGKKRPLSPRGEEVEDSPRSTTMDTDDEWLVSDSGSEEEEDDADDDNGNQGLYPPLTIEKFPRASCDPDKQTELLYANPLTKLHGPTPTRLFPAFKTGEHIFRSDYNLADLSDITVSNAGDCLNGC